A part of Oncorhynchus kisutch isolate 150728-3 linkage group LG2, Okis_V2, whole genome shotgun sequence genomic DNA contains:
- the LOC109904601 gene encoding LOW QUALITY PROTEIN: S-formylglutathione hydrolase (The sequence of the model RefSeq protein was modified relative to this genomic sequence to represent the inferred CDS: inserted 1 base in 1 codon; deleted 2 bases in 1 codon; substituted 1 base at 1 genomic stop codon) has product MSLSSTELKCQINFSINLPPKTENGKCPVLYWLSGLTCMEQNFITNAGSQQAASEHGTIIVAPDTSPRGCNXGKNESWDFGTGAVFYANATQEPWKSNYHMYAYVSSQLSHLINANFPTDQENMYISGHSMGGGGGGGTALKNPGKHKACLCFLFATICNPSQKAFNGYLGKDKKAWEAYDVTVLAASYSGPQLDILIDQGSDDXFLSASHLLPDNLIASCSEKIPVVFRLQPGYDHSYFFINDHIKHHAKFLNP; this is encoded by the exons ATGTCTTTGTCCAGCACTGAGCTCAAGTGTCAAATAAATTTTTCCATCAACCTGCCTCCAAAGACTGAGAATGGGAAGTGTCCTGTCTTGTACTGGCTCT CGGGATTGACTTGCATGGAGCAGAACTTCATCACCAATGCTGGCAGTCAGCAGGCAGCTTCTGAGCATGGAACCATTATCGTTGCACCAGACACCAGCCCAC GTGGTTGTA AGGGTAAAAATGAGAGCTGGGACTTTGGCACAGGGGCTGTTTTCTATGCCAACGCCACCCAGGAGCCCTGGAAGAGCAACTACCACATGTACGCCTACGTCAG ctctcaacTCTCTCATTTGATCAACGCTAACTTCCCCACTGACCAAGAGAACATGTATATTTCTGGCCactccatgggggggggggggggggggggaaca gcCCTGAAGAACCCTGGAAAACACAAGGCATG TCTGTGTTTCTTGTTTGCCACCATCTGCAACCCCAGCCAGAAGGCCTTCAATGGGTACCTGGGAAAAGACAAGAAAGCCTGGGAG GCATATGATGTCACGGTGCTTGCAGCATCCTACTCCGGCCCTCAGCTGGACATCCTGATCGACCAGGGCAGTGATGACTAGTTCCTGTCGGCCAGTCATTTGCTTCCTGACAACCTGATTGCCTCCTGCTCAGAGAAGATCCCTGTGGTGTTCAGGCTGCAGCCG GGCTACGACCATAGCTACTTCTTCATCAACGACCACATTAAGCACCATGCCAAGTTCCTCAACCCTTAA